From Anopheles funestus chromosome 3RL, idAnoFuneDA-416_04, whole genome shotgun sequence, a single genomic window includes:
- the LOC125767367 gene encoding SUMO-conjugating enzyme UBC9-B: MSGIAASRLGEERKAWRKDHPYGFVARPVKNIDGSLNLMTWECAIPGKKGTAWEGGLYRLKMIFKDDYPTSPPKCKFEPPLFHPNVYPSGTVCLSLLDEEKDWRPAITIKQILLGIQDLLNEPNIKDPAQAEAYTIYCQNRLEYEKRVRAQARAMSATD, from the coding sequence ATGTCCGGCATCGCAGCATCGCGACTTGGTGAAGAACGTAAAGCATGGCGTAAAGATCATCCTTATGGATTTGTGGCTCGTCCAGTTAAGAACATCGATGGATCACTGAACCTGATGACATGGGAGTGTGCCATTCCCGGAAAGAAAGGAACAGCCTGGGAAGGAGGACTGTACAGATTGAAGATGATTTTCAAAGATGACTACCCGACCAGCCCGCCGAAGTGCAAGTTCGAGCCACCGTTATTCCACCCGAACGTGTATCCATCCGGTACGGTCTGTCTGTCACTGTTGGATGAGGAGAAAGATTGGCGTCCCGCGATaactataaaacaaattttgctgGGTATACAAGATCTGCTAAATGAACCCAACATTAAAGACCCGGCACAGGCAGAAGCATACACAATATATTGTCAAAACCGACTCGAGTATGAGAAACGCGTACGTGCTCAGGCCAGAGCTATGTCGGCCACGGATTGA
- the LOC125767370 gene encoding 40S ribosomal protein S12, producing the protein MSDVEVEAPSAPVDGSMDVNTALQEVLKKSLIADGLVHGIHEACKALDKRQAVLCILAESCDEPQYKKLVTALCNEHQIPLIRVDSNKKLGEWSGLCKIDKEGKPRKISGASCVVLKDFGEETPALDVIKEHLRQTS; encoded by the exons ATGTCCGACGTCGAAGT TGAAGCCCCGAGTGCGCCAGTCGATGGCTCCATGGATGTCAATACTGCTCTCCAGGAGGTGTTGAAGAAGTCGCTGATCGCCGATGGACTGGTGCACGGTATCCACGAAGCGTGCAAGGCGCTGGACAAACGTCAGGCCGTTTTGTGCATTCTGGCAGAAAGCTGCGATGAGCCGCAGTACAAAAAGCTGGTTACGGCTCTGTGCAACGAGCATCAGATTCCATTGATCCGCGTGGATTCCAACAAGAAGCTCGGCGAATGGTCCGGTCTGTGCAAGATTGACAAGGAAGGCAAGCCCCGAAAGATTAGCGGCGCCTCCTGCGTCGTGCTGAAG GATTTCGGAGAGGAAACTCCAGCCCTCGATGTCATCAAGGAGCACCTTCGGCAGACAAGCTAA
- the LOC125767337 gene encoding zinc finger MYND domain-containing protein 10 homolog, giving the protein MASYPCAVFPEEIDPYVQSIRPYPIADIGNKGWIEQHEVLQKLCQQAFIEATTKQEEIVKERLILEDKIPLLIHELYSVLLWRTEVLPRLLALKDPDATFVLYSVIYHEVNICSLLETVLYHRTSCEALGSTALDLIDYCAQAIGRLIGLIANGFNDCEDELPPNELLNESTSEEIVRMGRGMDFRIGIKCLGIVSYIVEGLELLPLSAATRLIRVHDFPCLIAEILHAKPWLRRNRDGVFEKYRNAYWMPAHGDAVLKVTETEAQSWFCLYRLLFNSELMKDYEINGYRHREIGKCVGLLNEQLLDQLPALIPMKQHLCTLQLTRENVPTGCASASLLMEELPELREQLIKAARRIGWQEIAEKQRKIFIDLGDHEVLEMAKRISAAYNTDLLERYTEQEEICRKQNETDHIAAKVCGNCGTSATKKCSRCLHVFYCSRDCQLQNWPDHKELCSQLK; this is encoded by the exons ATGGCATCGTATCCATGTGCAGTTTTCCCCGAAGAAATTGATCCATATGTGCAAAGCATTCGCCCGTATCCAATTGCTGATATAGGAAACAAAGG TTGGATCGAACAGCATGAAGTGTTGCAAAAGCTATGCCAACAGGCTTTCATCGAGGCGACTACCaaacaagaagaaattgtaaagGAGCGATTAATACTGGAAGACAAAATTCCGCTCCTCATACACGAGCTGTATAGCGTGCTGTTATGGCGTACGGAAGTTTTACCGCGGTTATTAGCGCTGAAGGATCCGGATGCCACCTTCGTACTTTACAGCGTCATCTATCATGAAGTTAATATTTGTTCTTTGTTGGAAACCGTATTGTACCATCGCACCAGTTGCGAGGCTCTCGGTAGTACTGCACTTGATTTGATTGATTATTGCGCTCAAGCAATCGGTCGTTTGATTGGCTTAATAGCGAACGGATTTAACGATTGTGAGGATGAACTACCACCGAACGAACTGTTGAACGAATCCACTTCCGAGGAAATTGTACGAATGGGACGCGGAATGGACTTTCGCATTGGAATCAAATGTCTCGGTATAGTGTCGTATATCGTTGAAGGACTGGAACTGCTGCCACTTAGTGCCGCTACCCGTCTCATTCGTGTCCACGATTTTCCCTGCTTAATTGCCGAAATACTTCATGCCAAACCGTGGCTGCGCCGTAACCGCGACGgtgtatttgaaaaatatcgCAATGCTTACTGGATGCCGGCTCACGGAGATGCAGTGCTGAAGGTGACCGAAACCGAAGCCCAATCATGGTTCTGTCTGTATCGATTGCTATTCAACAGTGAGCTTATGAAAGATTATGAAATTAATGGATACAGACATCGAGAAATTGGCAAGTGCGTCGGTCTATTGAATGAGCAGCTATTAGACCAGTTGCCCGCGTTGATTCCCATGAAGCAACATCTCTGCACCTTGCAGCTTACGAGAGAAAACGTCCCTACAGGATGTGCATCTGCTTCGCTTCTGATGGAGGAATTACCTGAACTACGTGAACAGCTTATAAAAGCAGCCCGTCGAATTGGTTGGCAGGAAATCGCGGAAAAGCAGcgtaaaattttcatcgacCTTGGAGATCATGAAGTGCTTGAAATGGCAAAGCGTATTAGTGCGGCGTACAATACTGATCTGTTGGAGAGGTATACCGAGCAGGAAGAAATCTGtcgcaaacaaaatgaaacagatcATATCGCGGCGAAGGTGTGCGGCAACTGCGGAACATCCGCTACAAAGAAATGCTCCAGatgtttgcatgttttttaCTGCTCTCG TGACTGTCAACTACAAAACTGGCCTGATCACAAAGAACTCTGCAGTCAACTGAAATAA